The Glycine max cultivar Williams 82 chromosome 12, Glycine_max_v4.0, whole genome shotgun sequence genome window below encodes:
- the LOC100780643 gene encoding E3 ubiquitin-protein ligase RMA1H1, which produces MALDQYFEEAMPQLDSFEDKSFLETWKCDSDDIADSDRNASGVFDCNICLECVQDPVVTLCGHLYCWPCIYKWLNFLSASCENEEKQQCPVCKSEISQSSLVPLYGRGQTELPSKGKGHQVGVVIPRRPLGPSLDSVTVSRPISHVYHRHYPNQPQQLNLIPGSYTSMFNTGGSLANAFDTTYGVFGEMIYARIFGNQMTNTYTYPNSYDLSGNSNPRIRRHLMQVDSSLNRITFFLLCCIVLCLLLF; this is translated from the coding sequence ATGGCCTTAGACCAGTATTTTGAGGAGGCTATGCCCCAGTTGGATTCCTTCGAAGATAAATCGTTTCTCGAAACATGGAAATGTGACAGTGACGATATCGCAGATTCTGATAGAAATGCCTCTGGTGTCTTTGATTGCAACATCTGCCTGGAGTGTGTGCAAGATCCAGTGGTTACTCTTTGTGGCCATCTCTACTGCTGGCCCTGTATTTACAAATGGCTTAATTTCCTAAGTGCCTCTTGTGAAAATGAAGAGAAGCAACAATGTCCAGTATGCAAATCAGAAATCTCACAGTCATCCCTTGTTCCCCTATACGGCCGCGGCCAAACTGAGTTACCTTCTAAAGGCAAAGGCCACCAAGTAGGGGTTGTCATACCAAGAAGACCCCTTGGTCCTTCACTTGATTCTGTTACTGTTTCCCGACCTATTTCTCACGTTTATCATCGACACTATCCGAATCAACCTCAACAACTCAACTTAATTCCTGGCAGTTACACTTCAATGTTCAACACAGGTGGTTCACTAGCAAATGCATTTGATACAACATATGGAGTCTTTGGTGAGATGATATATGCAAGGATCTTTGGGAACCAGATGACTAACACATACACATACCCGAATTCATATGATCTTTCAGGGAACAGTAATCCAAGGATCAGAAGGCATTTAATGCAAGTTGATAGCTCACTCAATAGAATCACTTTTTTCCTCCTTTGTTGCATAGTTTTGTGCCTTCTCTTATTCTGA